From the genome of Spirosomataceae bacterium TFI 002, one region includes:
- a CDS encoding succinate-semialdehyde dehydrogenase / glutarate-semialdehyde dehydrogenase, translating into MSKNFQSINPYNNQVLAEYKELSEGKINANIAKSNTAFEEWRGWSFAQRAEVMTKAAQILKKNVDKYAETISLEMGKPINEARSEVNKCAWVCEYYAQKAEGFLSSKSIETDAHESFVTYEPLGTILAIMPWNFPFWQVFRFAAPTLMAGNVGMLKHAGNVYGSAVHIEEIFKEAGAPDGVFQSLVVHHDKIARILENPIVKAVTLTGSEKAGASVAAAAGKNIKKSLLELGGSNAFVVLADADIAKAAEVAVNARFMNAGQSCIAAKRFIVLEDVYEVFLKKFTTKVSSLKSGDPMAEDTKIGTLAKSDFVETLKKQMDDSIKMGAKLALGGASKGAYFEPTILTEVTTDMPVFQEETFGPIAPICKVKTVEEAFTIAKNTTFGLGISVFTQDLKKVKDYIKLVPDGAFFVNELVKSDPRLPFGGTGNSGFGRELSREGILEFVNVKTVYIK; encoded by the coding sequence ATGAGTAAGAATTTTCAAAGTATCAATCCATACAATAACCAAGTCTTAGCAGAATACAAGGAATTATCCGAAGGGAAAATAAACGCCAATATTGCAAAAAGTAATACCGCATTTGAGGAATGGAGAGGTTGGAGCTTTGCCCAGCGTGCTGAGGTAATGACCAAAGCCGCTCAAATACTTAAAAAAAACGTAGATAAATATGCCGAAACTATCAGCTTAGAGATGGGAAAACCCATCAATGAAGCCAGAAGTGAGGTAAATAAATGTGCATGGGTTTGTGAGTATTATGCTCAAAAGGCCGAAGGTTTTCTAAGCTCAAAAAGCATCGAAACTGATGCACACGAGAGTTTTGTAACTTATGAGCCTTTAGGTACAATTTTAGCTATCATGCCTTGGAATTTTCCTTTTTGGCAAGTTTTTCGTTTTGCTGCCCCTACCCTTATGGCAGGTAATGTAGGCATGTTAAAGCATGCAGGAAATGTATATGGCTCGGCTGTCCATATTGAGGAAATTTTCAAAGAAGCTGGAGCACCCGATGGTGTTTTCCAAAGTTTGGTTGTGCACCACGACAAAATTGCTCGCATTTTAGAAAATCCAATTGTTAAAGCTGTAACCCTTACTGGTAGCGAAAAAGCAGGAGCTTCAGTAGCTGCTGCAGCAGGTAAAAATATCAAGAAATCACTACTCGAGCTAGGCGGAAGTAATGCCTTTGTGGTCTTGGCTGATGCAGACATTGCCAAAGCAGCGGAAGTCGCCGTAAACGCAAGGTTCATGAATGCCGGCCAAAGCTGTATTGCCGCAAAGCGGTTTATTGTTTTGGAAGATGTTTACGAAGTGTTTTTAAAGAAATTCACAACCAAAGTCTCGTCACTAAAGTCAGGTGACCCAATGGCCGAAGACACAAAAATAGGTACACTTGCTAAGTCAGACTTTGTTGAGACCCTAAAAAAGCAAATGGACGACTCCATCAAAATGGGTGCGAAACTCGCCTTAGGAGGAGCATCCAAAGGAGCATATTTTGAACCTACCATCTTAACAGAGGTCACTACTGATATGCCTGTTTTTCAGGAAGAAACATTTGGACCCATTGCACCTATCTGCAAAGTGAAAACTGTGGAAGAAGCTTTTACAATAGCCAAAAACACGACTTTCGGTCTCGGAATAAGTGTATTTACTCAAGACCTAAAAAAAGTGAAAGACTACATCAAACTCGTTCCCGACGGGGCTTTCTTTGTAAACGAACTTGTAAAATCAGACCCTCGTCTACCTTTCGGCGGCACTGGTAATTCTGGCTTTGGACGTGAGCTTTCTCGCGAAGGAATTCTTGAGTTTGTAAATGTGAAGACGGTTTATATAAAGTAG
- a CDS encoding LytTr DNA-binding domain-containing protein, with product MTRTKYPESKEILCLQADVNYTIFHLIGGRKMISSSTLKRYVESPNFKSFLQINRGTLVNPNYIRKVISIGNQKHIILNNGQEVLVSRRRLTVLDNLKN from the coding sequence ATGACAAGAACGAAGTACCCAGAAAGTAAAGAAATACTGTGTTTACAAGCAGATGTGAATTATACCATTTTTCACTTGATAGGGGGCAGGAAAATGATTTCAAGTAGTACCTTAAAAAGGTATGTGGAGTCGCCAAACTTTAAAAGTTTTTTACAAATCAACCGTGGGACGCTTGTAAATCCTAATTACATAAGAAAGGTAATTTCGATAGGCAATCAAAAGCACATCATTCTCAATAATGGTCAAGAAGTCCTTGTAAGTCGCCGCCGATTGACTGTTTTAGATAACCTGAAAAATTAA
- a CDS encoding DNA-binding response regulator, NarL/FixJ family, contains REC and HTH domains, with the protein MKNTKILIADDHHLVAESLSLLLASVSGFEIVGITNNGWQALSFVEKNAVDIVLTDYHMPFLNGIEMTIRMKAVSPHTKCIILTMSEEADHIKEALKVGVYGYVMKSAEKPELVRAIQSVALGDKYFSESVVKKLAEIPEYNSPNGKTRVEDVIPLTKREIEILRLVSEDLSNIEIGKRLFISSTTVETHRRNLMKKLGVSTAIGLMRWGLKHGIVEGV; encoded by the coding sequence ATGAAAAACACAAAGATATTGATTGCGGACGATCATCATCTTGTGGCTGAAAGCCTAAGTCTGCTTTTAGCGTCTGTTTCTGGTTTCGAAATTGTGGGAATCACCAATAACGGTTGGCAAGCACTTTCTTTTGTCGAAAAAAACGCCGTAGATATAGTTTTGACAGATTATCACATGCCATTTCTTAATGGAATTGAAATGACTATCAGAATGAAAGCCGTTTCTCCACATACAAAATGCATCATACTTACCATGAGTGAAGAGGCCGATCACATCAAAGAAGCCCTCAAGGTAGGTGTATACGGTTATGTCATGAAAAGTGCCGAAAAGCCTGAACTTGTGAGGGCTATTCAATCAGTGGCGTTGGGAGACAAATACTTTAGTGAGTCGGTTGTTAAAAAACTGGCTGAAATCCCTGAATACAACAGCCCCAATGGTAAAACACGTGTAGAAGACGTAATCCCATTAACTAAACGGGAGATTGAAATTCTCAGATTAGTGTCCGAAGACCTCAGCAATATAGAAATTGGAAAACGTCTATTTATTAGTAGCACCACTGTAGAAACCCACCGACGAAACCTCATGAAAAAGCTTGGAGTAAGTACAGCAATTGGACTTATGCGATGGGGACTGAAACATGGGATTGTAGAAGGCGTGTGA
- a CDS encoding Purple acid Phosphatase, N-terminal domain: MKTLRIQLAFILCSFSVLGQSELLVKPFLQDAEPTSIIIKWETSSGEESTVEYGTTQKLGSKANGIAYDVNFNESRVHEVKLTGLKRFTEYFYRVKTGKTVSDIYQFKTPPFATDNKSFNILAMSDMQKDHNNPDKFLEVVNEGIITYMKKEFDGKLPENLAMVLIPGDLVVDGSVYGQWKNDFFNPGEKLFSEVPVYPVLGNHERNSTFYFKYFSLPENGTAAYAEHWWFKDYGNTRVIGLNSNDGYRDLKVQQQWLEKLLEETAKNETIDFVFAQLHHPFKSELWIPGEEEFSGKVVKLLEEFSTKTGKPSIHFFGHTHGYSRGQSKDHKHLWINVATAGGAIDNWGEFEGRDYAEFSVTQDEYGFVMVEIDGNKDNPSFTIKRISRGNEQLPKNNEKTDEITIYKKERKPMSPTSVSPNNETVPITGVLLKASPFKSTFSNAVHAASNWQVAETDNFEKPVFDSWKQSENWYYLENRQKNDDLTDEMTNRLKPNKKYFWRVRYRDQSLNWSDWSETKSFKTDE; encoded by the coding sequence ATGAAAACCCTTCGCATCCAACTAGCATTTATTCTATGTTCCTTTAGTGTTTTGGGACAATCTGAATTATTAGTCAAACCTTTTCTACAAGACGCAGAACCCACTTCAATTATTATAAAATGGGAGACTTCAAGTGGCGAAGAAAGCACTGTAGAGTATGGAACTACTCAGAAACTAGGTAGCAAAGCAAACGGGATTGCATATGATGTTAATTTTAATGAATCTAGGGTTCATGAGGTCAAACTCACTGGCCTGAAACGCTTCACAGAATACTTTTATAGAGTAAAAACTGGGAAAACGGTTTCGGATATTTACCAATTCAAAACTCCACCTTTCGCAACGGATAACAAATCTTTTAATATCCTTGCCATGAGCGACATGCAAAAAGACCACAATAACCCTGACAAGTTTTTGGAGGTTGTGAATGAAGGCATCATTACTTACATGAAAAAAGAATTCGATGGTAAATTGCCCGAAAATCTAGCGATGGTCTTAATCCCTGGTGATTTAGTAGTGGATGGATCAGTATATGGTCAGTGGAAAAATGATTTTTTCAACCCTGGCGAAAAGCTTTTCAGCGAAGTGCCAGTTTATCCCGTTTTAGGAAATCACGAAAGAAATTCAACTTTCTATTTCAAATATTTTAGTTTGCCAGAGAATGGAACCGCAGCTTATGCAGAACACTGGTGGTTCAAGGATTATGGCAATACTCGTGTAATAGGACTAAACTCAAATGATGGCTATAGAGATCTCAAAGTTCAACAACAATGGCTTGAGAAGCTTTTGGAAGAAACAGCCAAAAACGAAACTATTGACTTTGTATTTGCTCAGCTACACCACCCATTCAAATCTGAATTGTGGATTCCGGGAGAAGAGGAGTTTAGCGGTAAGGTCGTAAAACTACTCGAAGAATTCTCAACCAAAACAGGTAAGCCAAGTATTCACTTTTTTGGGCATACTCACGGTTATTCAAGAGGGCAGTCTAAAGACCACAAGCACCTCTGGATCAATGTTGCAACAGCTGGTGGAGCAATAGACAACTGGGGAGAGTTTGAAGGTAGAGACTACGCAGAATTCTCTGTAACGCAAGATGAATATGGTTTTGTAATGGTAGAGATCGATGGAAATAAAGACAACCCAAGCTTTACGATCAAAAGAATAAGCCGAGGCAATGAGCAGCTTCCGAAGAACAACGAAAAAACAGACGAAATTACTATTTACAAAAAAGAGCGGAAACCAATGTCTCCAACCTCTGTATCTCCAAATAATGAAACTGTGCCCATCACTGGCGTATTACTAAAAGCTAGTCCTTTTAAAAGTACTTTTTCTAATGCAGTGCATGCAGCTTCCAACTGGCAAGTAGCAGAAACTGACAATTTCGAAAAACCCGTTTTCGATAGTTGGAAACAATCCGAAAACTGGTACTACTTAGAGAATCGCCAAAAGAACGATGACCTCACAGATGAAATGACTAATAGGTTGAAACCGAACAAAAAGTATTTTTGGCGAGTTCGTTATCGTGACCAAAGCTTAAACTGGAGCGACTGGTCAGAAACTAAATCGTTTAAAACTGATGAGTAA
- a CDS encoding Rhamnogalacturonyl hydrolase YesR gives MNNFRKLIVFVLVLFVAPLVYGQGCFGKKKTLKVMEKTNAYFMQKWPDPSVKVVTNKERESNLWTRGVYYEGLMSLNNINPQAAYIQYAEDWAKGNKWSLRFGKNSRHADPMCAGQTYIDLYQLSPSPEKIADIKFAVDQMVNSDKSDDWTWIDALQMAMPVFAKFAVMENDPKYSERMYELYRHSRDIEGGGLYNTKEHLWWRDKDFVPPYRTPNGQNCYWSRGNGWVILALARVMEILPKTDPHYQEYQETFVDMINALLPLQREDGFWNVSLTDPSDFGGPELSGTALFAYGMAWGINNGVLEKKKYKKAAVKAWRAMTQTCIHENGQLAFVQSTGKEPKDGQPLAYDKFPDFEDYGLGCFLLAGSEMYKL, from the coding sequence ATGAATAATTTTAGAAAGTTAATTGTATTTGTATTGGTACTTTTTGTTGCACCCCTAGTCTATGGACAAGGATGTTTTGGCAAAAAGAAAACGCTCAAAGTCATGGAAAAAACCAATGCGTATTTTATGCAAAAGTGGCCAGATCCAAGTGTTAAAGTAGTAACTAATAAGGAACGTGAAAGTAATTTATGGACACGTGGCGTATATTATGAAGGCCTAATGAGCCTCAATAATATCAACCCACAAGCGGCTTATATTCAATATGCCGAAGATTGGGCAAAGGGAAACAAATGGAGCCTTAGATTTGGCAAAAATAGCCGACATGCGGATCCTATGTGTGCGGGGCAAACCTATATTGACCTCTATCAATTAAGCCCATCACCAGAAAAAATTGCTGACATAAAGTTTGCTGTGGATCAAATGGTAAATTCGGACAAATCTGATGATTGGACTTGGATTGATGCATTGCAGATGGCGATGCCAGTATTTGCGAAGTTTGCGGTCATGGAAAATGATCCCAAATACAGTGAAAGAATGTACGAACTGTATAGGCATTCAAGAGATATAGAAGGAGGAGGGCTTTACAACACAAAGGAGCATTTGTGGTGGAGAGACAAGGATTTTGTACCGCCCTATAGAACTCCAAATGGTCAGAACTGTTATTGGTCAAGAGGAAATGGCTGGGTGATTTTAGCTCTTGCTAGAGTGATGGAAATATTACCCAAAACAGACCCACACTATCAAGAGTATCAGGAAACCTTTGTGGATATGATAAACGCACTTCTTCCACTCCAAAGGGAAGACGGGTTTTGGAATGTTTCTCTGACCGACCCGAGTGATTTTGGCGGTCCAGAGTTGAGTGGAACTGCACTCTTTGCCTATGGCATGGCTTGGGGAATTAATAATGGAGTTTTGGAAAAGAAAAAGTATAAAAAAGCTGCAGTTAAGGCTTGGAGGGCAATGACTCAAACATGTATACATGAAAATGGGCAGTTGGCTTTTGTTCAAAGTACTGGGAAGGAGCCTAAAGATGGACAACCTTTGGCCTATGATAAATTTCCAGATTTTGAAGACTATGGACTTGGATGCTTTTTGCTAGCAGGTAGCGAAATGTACAAATTATAG
- a CDS encoding Predicted arabinose efflux permease, MFS family, with translation MRQITKMSKERVFTRYQIFMIAILAFIQFTVILDFMVLSPLGAILIPELGISTSQFGWVVSAYAFSAGLSGVLAAGFADKFDRKKLLMFFYVGFLVGTALCASADTYEFLLLARIFTGIFGGVIGSIGFAIITDIFELKVRGRVMGFTQMAFAASQILGLPIGLYLANNFGWHSTFWMIVIVGFLVGVVMVWKIRPIDAHLAASKGMNAFKHLVSTVSNPDYVKVFLSTILLATGGFMLMPFGSTFSTNNLGLSLSDLPLLYGITGMFTIFFGPILGKVADKVGKLKLFVFGSILSSILVGIYCNLGVTPFWVILAINVILFLGINARMISSSALITAVPDLKDRGAFMSINSSVSQVSGGIASAIAGMIVVQRSDGFVEHYPLLGWVVIGSMIVSGGLMFVINNLVIKRAIEGKGEV, from the coding sequence TTGCGTCAAATTACAAAAATGAGCAAAGAAAGAGTTTTTACTCGCTACCAGATTTTCATGATCGCCATTTTGGCTTTTATACAATTTACCGTGATTTTGGACTTTATGGTTTTGTCTCCGTTAGGAGCAATATTGATTCCAGAACTAGGAATTAGCACCTCACAGTTTGGTTGGGTAGTGTCGGCATATGCTTTCAGTGCTGGGCTTTCTGGAGTATTGGCAGCTGGATTTGCCGATAAATTTGACCGTAAAAAGTTACTCATGTTTTTCTATGTTGGCTTTTTAGTTGGTACAGCATTATGTGCCTCAGCAGATACATATGAATTTTTACTCTTAGCTCGTATTTTCACTGGAATTTTTGGAGGAGTGATTGGTTCTATTGGCTTTGCGATTATTACGGATATTTTTGAGCTCAAAGTAAGAGGAAGGGTAATGGGTTTTACACAAATGGCATTCGCTGCTTCCCAAATTTTGGGTCTTCCAATTGGCCTTTACCTAGCAAACAATTTCGGATGGCATTCTACATTTTGGATGATTGTAATTGTAGGATTTTTAGTTGGAGTAGTGATGGTATGGAAAATCAGACCTATTGATGCTCATTTAGCAGCCAGTAAAGGAATGAATGCTTTCAAGCATTTAGTGAGCACGGTTTCTAATCCAGATTATGTGAAAGTTTTCCTGTCAACAATTCTACTTGCAACTGGGGGATTTATGCTTATGCCTTTTGGCTCCACTTTTAGTACCAATAACCTTGGACTTTCTTTATCCGATCTACCTTTATTGTATGGCATTACTGGGATGTTTACAATATTTTTTGGTCCTATTTTAGGGAAAGTTGCTGACAAGGTAGGGAAGTTAAAACTGTTTGTTTTTGGTAGTATATTATCGAGTATCCTTGTTGGAATCTATTGTAATCTTGGAGTCACTCCATTTTGGGTAATCCTAGCGATAAATGTGATCCTATTTTTAGGAATCAATGCTCGAATGATTTCTTCATCAGCACTCATTACGGCTGTACCCGACCTCAAAGACCGTGGAGCGTTCATGAGTATTAACTCCTCTGTCTCTCAGGTATCTGGCGGAATTGCGTCTGCTATTGCCGGTATGATAGTGGTTCAACGAAGCGATGGGTTTGTGGAACATTATCCGCTGCTTGGTTGGGTTGTGATAGGCTCTATGATTGTGTCTGGCGGGCTTATGTTTGTCATCAATAATTTGGTAATAAAACGTGCTATAGAAGGTAAGGGGGAAGTTTGA
- a CDS encoding Thioredoxin has product MVNKAQFEKGMSYAEYQQYANERFALGKTTGQDEKVNTEFYLHYTKMNLSRTKRVEKTASINSEIKAALDKIKAPQKWLIIAESWCGDVPHNLPLIQKMSEHQPLIEIRLILRDENLEIMDQYLTNGGRSIPKLIAFNENFTTELFTWGPRPAALQTFIDNQKSLDLPFEEVIENTQKWYNKDKGVELMGEFVGLVGRC; this is encoded by the coding sequence ATGGTCAACAAGGCACAATTTGAAAAAGGAATGAGCTACGCTGAATATCAGCAATATGCCAACGAAAGGTTTGCTCTAGGAAAAACAACGGGACAGGATGAAAAGGTAAATACAGAGTTCTATCTTCATTATACGAAAATGAACCTCTCGCGTACAAAAAGAGTAGAGAAAACGGCAAGCATCAATTCAGAAATTAAAGCTGCTTTGGACAAAATAAAAGCACCACAGAAATGGCTCATCATTGCTGAATCATGGTGTGGAGATGTACCCCACAATTTGCCACTCATCCAAAAAATGAGTGAGCATCAGCCATTGATAGAAATAAGACTCATTCTTAGAGATGAAAACCTAGAAATAATGGACCAATACCTCACCAATGGTGGCAGGTCTATTCCCAAGCTCATCGCTTTTAACGAAAATTTCACAACAGAGCTTTTCACATGGGGCCCAAGGCCCGCAGCATTACAAACTTTCATAGACAATCAAAAAAGCCTTGATTTGCCATTCGAAGAAGTCATAGAAAATACACAGAAATGGTATAATAAGGATAAGGGAGTGGAGTTGATGGGGGAGTTTGTGGGGTTGGTTGGGAGGTGTTAA
- a CDS encoding SecD/SecF fusion protein, giving the protein MRNKGGIIALLVAFMAVSAYYLIRTYKANSIRKEASAFAMGADGNIDPVKKQRYLDSLWKKPAFLGTTLEDLTKQELGLGLDLQGGMHVILEVSQNEIVKALASGSRDPRIDQALASASKLAVTSSDNYVDLFNQEFKKIAADVPLARIFSNSSNRGELSPNSSDSDVISYIKKEVDGAFSRAFRIIQTRVDKFGVANPNLQTLPGTNRIQIELPGVDNPQRVRKLLSGTAKLEFCEVYEQQEVGQSIDAFVGYLSSLDAGNKPAPAKAVTDSSSASDLASQLTQSTGDSLSTDSLGNNLFNRLFFINQGGFAVRTKDSSRVNEIMRRQAVKQLFPSNLTFHYDVKPFMNVNTNEEVVNLYMVKDAGKAPLEGDVVTNARQDYDPTNGRPDVSMQMNAVGARKWQSLTAENVGQRVAIMLDGYVYSAPNVNQEISGGNSSISGDFSVEEAQDLANVLKAGKLPAPTNIIEEAVVGASVGQDAVRAGVISSLVGLLAVLVFVLLYYNQAGWIANVALIVNLLLLLGVMASFGATLTLPGIAGMVLSVGMSVDANVLIYERVKEELNEGKTFAQAIKNGFRFAMPSIIDSNVTTLITGIILFIFGTGLVLGFATTLLIGIFTSLFCAIFVSRLIFDYYLKKGKTVKFFTDWSTKLFSDTKIDFIKNRKIFYMVSASIIIAGAISIGIKGFGLGVDFKGGRTYVAKFEQTVNTEEVRKAMESSLEGATAEVKTFGGFDQVKITTAYKIENVAPEVEREIEAKINAAVTSIEGNHGEVVSSSKVGPTIANDTIWNSLKALVYSLILTFIYIYIRFRSVAFSFGAVVAVFHDVLVILGIFSIFNGILPFSLDVDQAFVGAVLTLMGYSMNDTVVVFDRVREYLNDKKRAKEDIETVINNALNSTLSRTAVTGIATLLVLLILLIFGGETIRGFIFAMFLGVIVGTYSSLYIAAPIVVDAMKRQLNKERDAAQLEPAVAEAKKK; this is encoded by the coding sequence ATGAGAAATAAAGGAGGAATTATCGCCCTTCTGGTCGCTTTTATGGCAGTTAGTGCCTATTACTTGATCAGAACGTACAAAGCGAATAGTATTCGCAAAGAAGCATCGGCTTTTGCCATGGGTGCTGATGGAAATATTGACCCAGTCAAAAAACAAAGGTATTTAGATTCACTTTGGAAGAAGCCAGCATTCTTAGGTACAACTTTAGAAGACCTAACAAAGCAGGAGCTAGGTCTTGGTCTTGACCTTCAAGGTGGTATGCATGTTATTCTTGAGGTATCTCAAAACGAAATCGTGAAAGCACTTGCTTCAGGATCTAGAGACCCAAGAATCGACCAAGCTTTGGCGAGTGCAAGCAAATTGGCTGTAACAAGTTCAGACAATTATGTAGACCTTTTCAACCAAGAGTTTAAGAAAATTGCCGCTGATGTACCATTGGCTCGAATTTTTTCTAATAGCTCTAACAGAGGTGAATTGAGTCCAAACTCATCGGATAGTGATGTAATATCATATATTAAAAAGGAAGTAGACGGAGCGTTCAGTCGTGCATTTCGTATTATTCAAACAAGGGTAGATAAGTTTGGTGTTGCTAACCCAAACCTACAAACACTACCAGGTACAAATAGAATTCAGATAGAGCTTCCAGGAGTTGACAATCCTCAGCGTGTTCGTAAGTTACTTTCTGGAACTGCGAAATTGGAATTTTGTGAAGTTTATGAGCAACAAGAAGTTGGTCAATCTATCGATGCATTTGTTGGTTATCTTTCTTCATTAGATGCTGGAAACAAGCCAGCTCCTGCAAAGGCAGTAACAGATAGCTCTTCAGCATCTGACCTTGCATCGCAATTAACACAGTCTACTGGAGATTCTTTAAGTACTGACTCTCTTGGTAATAACTTGTTCAATAGACTTTTCTTTATCAATCAAGGAGGTTTTGCAGTAAGAACTAAGGATAGCTCAAGAGTAAATGAGATCATGAGAAGACAAGCTGTGAAGCAACTTTTCCCAAGCAATCTTACATTCCATTACGACGTGAAGCCATTCATGAATGTGAATACAAACGAAGAGGTTGTAAACTTATATATGGTTAAGGATGCAGGTAAAGCTCCTCTAGAAGGTGATGTGGTTACAAACGCTCGTCAGGATTATGATCCTACTAACGGTAGACCAGATGTATCTATGCAAATGAATGCTGTAGGAGCTAGAAAATGGCAAAGCTTAACTGCGGAAAACGTAGGACAGCGAGTTGCAATTATGCTTGATGGTTATGTATACTCTGCACCAAACGTGAACCAAGAGATCAGTGGAGGAAACTCAAGTATCTCAGGAGACTTTAGTGTAGAAGAAGCACAGGATCTTGCAAACGTATTAAAAGCTGGTAAGCTTCCTGCTCCAACAAACATTATTGAAGAAGCCGTAGTGGGAGCATCTGTAGGACAAGATGCAGTTCGTGCCGGTGTTATTTCTTCACTAGTTGGTTTGCTTGCTGTATTGGTTTTCGTTTTGCTTTATTACAACCAAGCTGGTTGGATTGCAAACGTTGCACTTATTGTTAACTTACTTTTATTACTTGGGGTAATGGCATCATTTGGTGCTACGCTTACACTGCCAGGTATTGCTGGTATGGTATTATCTGTTGGTATGTCTGTGGATGCAAACGTACTTATATATGAACGTGTCAAAGAGGAGCTCAATGAAGGTAAAACTTTTGCTCAAGCAATTAAAAACGGTTTCCGTTTCGCGATGCCTTCTATTATTGACTCTAACGTTACCACGCTTATTACTGGTATTATTCTTTTCATATTCGGAACTGGACTTGTTCTTGGATTTGCAACTACATTGTTGATCGGTATTTTCACTTCTCTTTTCTGTGCAATTTTCGTATCAAGATTGATTTTTGATTACTACCTGAAAAAAGGAAAAACAGTTAAATTCTTTACAGACTGGTCTACGAAATTATTCAGCGATACTAAAATTGATTTCATTAAGAATCGTAAAATATTCTACATGGTTTCTGCTTCTATTATTATTGCGGGAGCTATTTCTATTGGAATCAAAGGTTTTGGACTTGGAGTTGATTTCAAAGGTGGACGTACGTATGTTGCTAAATTTGAGCAAACAGTTAACACTGAAGAGGTAAGAAAAGCAATGGAATCTTCTCTAGAAGGTGCAACTGCCGAAGTAAAAACTTTTGGAGGGTTTGATCAAGTAAAGATCACTACTGCTTATAAGATTGAAAACGTTGCCCCTGAGGTTGAGCGTGAGATCGAAGCGAAAATCAATGCAGCAGTAACCAGTATTGAAGGTAACCATGGTGAAGTAGTTAGTTCTTCTAAAGTTGGACCTACTATTGCCAATGATACCATCTGGAACTCATTGAAAGCACTTGTGTATTCGTTGATTCTAACTTTCATTTACATCTACATTCGTTTCCGTAGCGTTGCCTTTAGTTTTGGTGCCGTGGTTGCGGTATTCCATGATGTATTGGTGATCTTAGGTATCTTCTCTATTTTCAATGGAATTCTACCTTTCTCATTAGATGTTGACCAGGCCTTTGTAGGTGCGGTACTGACACTGATGGGTTACTCTATGAACGATACAGTCGTTGTATTTGACCGTGTACGTGAATACCTTAATGATAAGAAAAGGGCAAAAGAAGATATCGAAACAGTTATCAATAATGCCTTGAACAGTACACTTAGCCGTACAGCGGTAACAGGTATTGCGACTTTGTTAGTTCTTTTGATCCTTTTGATATTTGGTGGTGAAACCATTCGTGGATTTATCTTCGCCATGTTCTTGGGTGTAATCGTAGGAACTTATTCTTCGCTTTACATTGCTGCTCCTATTGTTGTTGATGCGATGAAGCGTCAGTTAAACAAAGAGCGTGATGCTGCTCAACTTGAGCCAGCAGTAGCAGAGGCTAAAAAGAAGTAA
- a CDS encoding Lysophospholipase L1, producing the protein MLKASVLILFLSLFFVPKDKSTLFIIGDSTVKAGQGKGGNNMWGWGSLIDQYLDSSKIKVENHAIGGRSSRTFLTEGRWEPLLSQMKKGDFLLIQFGHNDDWALNDTIRARGTIDGIGEESVEINNLITLKHETVYTYGWYLRKYANEAKAKGVEVFICTPIPFNRFDENNLIPREKEFYTNWAKQVAEQSKVNLIDLHEKIARVYDSMGYEKVKELYFTPKDNVHTNYNGAMLNAQMVISGIKESKIKKLRKAIL; encoded by the coding sequence ATGTTGAAAGCCAGTGTTCTAATTTTATTCCTTTCCCTGTTTTTTGTTCCAAAAGATAAATCAACGCTATTTATTATTGGCGATTCTACTGTGAAAGCGGGTCAAGGAAAAGGAGGCAATAACATGTGGGGATGGGGCTCACTAATAGACCAGTATTTAGATAGTTCTAAAATAAAGGTTGAAAATCACGCTATTGGAGGTAGAAGCAGCCGTACTTTTCTAACCGAAGGAAGGTGGGAACCACTGCTTTCTCAAATGAAGAAAGGTGATTTCCTACTTATTCAGTTTGGTCATAATGATGATTGGGCACTAAATGACACCATAAGAGCTCGTGGAACAATCGATGGAATAGGGGAGGAGTCGGTTGAAATTAACAACCTTATAACGCTTAAACACGAAACGGTATATACGTATGGTTGGTATCTCAGAAAATACGCCAACGAGGCAAAAGCCAAAGGCGTGGAGGTTTTCATTTGTACGCCCATTCCATTCAATAGGTTTGATGAAAATAATTTGATACCAAGAGAAAAAGAATTCTACACCAATTGGGCAAAGCAAGTTGCCGAGCAATCCAAGGTCAACCTCATAGACCTTCATGAAAAAATAGCCCGCGTATATGACTCTATGGGTTATGAGAAGGTAAAAGAACTTTATTTTACTCCCAAAGACAATGTCCATACCAACTATAACGGAGCAATGCTCAATGCCCAAATGGTAATAAGTGGAATCAAAGAATCAAAAATTAAGAAGTTAAGAAAAGCTATTTTATAA